The Alphaproteobacteria bacterium genome contains a region encoding:
- a CDS encoding chemotaxis protein CheW translates to MDDLLREFLTETNESLDTVDVELVRFEQEPNNAKILDNIFRLVHTIKGTCGFLGLPRLEALAHAAETLMGKFRDGMPVTGDAVTLILSTIDRLKEVLTGLEQNEAEPAGEDKDLIGELERMAIAAAKDEPKAAKHSVGTLVVQTLERPLRPGEVSLDELERAFRETEMELPAIVEKPKAEPKAEAQKPDSKAKPAKTERKSFEEDDKQESKVANQSIRVNVDTLETLMTMVSELVLTRNQLLEIARRNEDTEFKVPLQRLSNVTAELQEGVMKTRMQPIGNAWQKLPRIIRDLASELNKEIELEMHGAETELDRQVLDLIKDPLTHMMRNSADHGLETPEQRRAARKPEKGTIRLSAYHEGGHIIIEIADDGRGLNTARIRQKAIEQGLATEAEIEKMTDAQIHKFIFAAGFSTAAAVTSVSGRGVGMDVVKTNIDQIGGTIDVKSVAGEGSSFTIKIPLTLAIVSALIVEAGGDRFAIPQLAVIELVRAQGNSEHRIERIKDAPVLRLRNKLLPLIHLKKLLKMDGAEASDAENGFIVVTQVGNQTFGIVVDSVFHTEEIVVKPMSSKLRHIAMFSGNTILGDGSVIMIIDPNGIARAVGTAVTRQEETETTHSAQVEKTVSLLVFRAGSSQPKAVPLSLVTRLEEIDCKKIELSNGRHLVQYRGQLMPLVRVSDEARVRQEGAQPLLVFSDSGRSMGLVVDEIVDIVEDKLDIEVGSDTPGVIGSAVIKGQATEIIDVGHFLPLAFEDWFRRKEMSSEALTRSLLFVDDSAFFRNMLVPVLKAAGYDVTAAAAGEEALALIKKGGKFDAIVSDIEMPGMNGFELAEAIRADARSAHVPIIALSSLTSPATIERGRQAGFHDFVAKFDRQGLIAALKESTVEFVEAA, encoded by the coding sequence ATGGACGACCTGCTGCGCGAGTTCCTGACCGAGACGAACGAAAGCCTCGACACGGTCGACGTAGAGCTCGTTCGCTTCGAGCAGGAGCCGAACAACGCCAAGATCCTCGATAATATCTTCCGGCTCGTTCACACCATCAAAGGGACCTGCGGCTTTCTCGGGCTGCCGCGGCTGGAAGCGCTGGCGCATGCCGCCGAGACCCTGATGGGCAAATTTCGCGACGGCATGCCGGTCACCGGCGATGCCGTGACGCTGATCCTCTCGACCATCGACCGGCTGAAAGAAGTGCTCACCGGCCTCGAACAGAACGAAGCCGAGCCCGCGGGCGAGGACAAGGATCTGATCGGCGAGCTCGAGCGGATGGCGATAGCCGCCGCGAAGGACGAGCCGAAGGCCGCAAAGCACAGCGTCGGCACGCTGGTCGTGCAAACGCTGGAGCGTCCGCTGCGCCCCGGCGAAGTGTCGCTCGACGAACTCGAGCGCGCCTTCCGCGAAACCGAAATGGAATTGCCGGCGATCGTCGAAAAGCCGAAAGCCGAGCCGAAGGCGGAAGCACAGAAGCCCGATAGCAAGGCGAAGCCGGCCAAGACCGAGCGCAAGAGCTTCGAGGAAGACGACAAGCAGGAGAGCAAGGTCGCCAACCAGTCGATCCGCGTCAACGTCGACACGCTTGAGACGCTGATGACGATGGTCTCCGAGCTGGTGCTCACCCGCAATCAGCTGCTCGAGATCGCGCGCCGCAATGAGGACACCGAGTTCAAGGTGCCGCTGCAGCGGCTCTCGAACGTGACGGCCGAGCTGCAGGAAGGCGTGATGAAGACGCGCATGCAGCCGATCGGCAATGCCTGGCAGAAGCTGCCGCGCATCATCCGCGATCTCGCGAGCGAGCTGAACAAGGAGATCGAGCTCGAAATGCACGGCGCCGAGACCGAGCTCGACCGCCAGGTGCTCGATCTGATCAAGGATCCGCTCACCCACATGATGCGCAACTCGGCCGATCACGGGCTCGAGACGCCCGAGCAGCGCCGCGCCGCCAGGAAGCCCGAGAAGGGCACGATCCGCCTCTCGGCCTATCACGAGGGCGGCCATATCATCATCGAGATCGCCGATGACGGGCGCGGACTCAACACCGCGCGCATCCGGCAGAAGGCTATCGAGCAGGGTCTCGCGACCGAAGCCGAAATCGAGAAGATGACGGACGCGCAGATCCACAAGTTCATTTTTGCGGCCGGATTCTCCACGGCGGCGGCGGTGACCAGCGTGTCCGGCCGTGGCGTCGGCATGGATGTGGTCAAAACCAACATCGATCAGATCGGCGGCACGATCGACGTGAAATCGGTGGCCGGCGAGGGTTCGAGCTTCACCATCAAGATCCCGCTGACGCTCGCGATCGTCTCTGCGCTGATCGTCGAGGCGGGCGGCGATCGCTTCGCGATCCCACAGCTTGCCGTGATCGAACTCGTCCGTGCGCAGGGCAATTCGGAGCACCGCATCGAGCGCATCAAGGATGCGCCGGTGCTGCGCCTGCGCAACAAGCTTCTTCCGCTGATCCACCTCAAGAAGCTCCTGAAGATGGATGGGGCCGAAGCGAGCGATGCCGAGAACGGCTTCATCGTGGTGACCCAGGTCGGCAATCAGACCTTCGGCATCGTGGTGGACAGCGTCTTCCACACCGAAGAGATCGTCGTGAAGCCGATGTCGAGCAAGCTGCGTCACATCGCGATGTTCTCGGGCAACACGATCCTCGGCGACGGTTCGGTGATCATGATCATCGACCCCAATGGTATCGCCCGGGCGGTCGGCACCGCAGTCACGCGCCAGGAAGAGACCGAAACGACGCACAGCGCACAGGTCGAGAAGACCGTGTCGCTGCTCGTGTTCCGCGCCGGCTCGAGCCAGCCGAAAGCCGTGCCGCTCTCGCTGGTCACGCGGCTGGAGGAGATCGACTGCAAGAAGATCGAGCTCTCCAACGGGCGCCATCTGGTGCAATACCGCGGGCAACTGATGCCGCTGGTGCGCGTCAGCGATGAGGCGCGCGTGCGCCAGGAAGGCGCGCAGCCGCTGCTCGTGTTCTCCGATTCCGGCCGCTCGATGGGCCTTGTGGTCGACGAGATCGTCGACATCGTCGAAGACAAGCTCGACATCGAGGTCGGCAGCGACACACCCGGCGTGATTGGCTCGGCGGTGATCAAGGGCCAGGCGACCGAGATCATCGACGTCGGCCACTTCCTGCCGCTCGCCTTCGAGGACTGGTTCCGCCGCAAGGAGATGAGCTCCGAGGCGCTGACCCGCTCGCTGCTGTTCGTCGACGACTCCGCCTTCTTCCGCAACATGCTGGTGCCGGTACTCAAGGCCGCAGGCTACGATGTGACTGCGGCCGCCGCCGGAGAAGAGGCGCTGGCGCTGATCAAGAAGGGCGGGAAATTCGACGCAATCGTGTCCGACATCGAGATGCCGGGCATGAACGGCTTCGAGCTCGCCGAGGCGATCCGTGCCGATGCGCGCAGCGCGCATGTGCCGATCATCGCGCTCTCCTCGCTGACCTCGCCCGCGACCATCGAGCGCGGCCGCCAGGCCGGCTTCCATGACTTCGTCGCCAAGTTCGACCGTCAGGGCCTGATCGCGGCGCTGAAGGAATCGACTGTTGAATTCGTCGAGGCGGCGTGA